A region of the Silene latifolia isolate original U9 population chromosome 9, ASM4854445v1, whole genome shotgun sequence genome:
TTTTGATTTATTATTTTTGGGATAATAAAGTTTTAAAACGTAGTTTCTTGCATTGGTTTATTGGATTAAAAATGATCTGCTTAAAGATAAATGAGTTAAACAGGTCGGGTttggttatagaaaaattaaatgggtcaGATTAGGGTTGCGACAGATGACCGGTTTATATAATTAGGTCGGTTTAGGGTTGGAGTAATGGTGACCCGTTTAATATTGACACGACGACCTAATCTATTGGCCAGGTCTAGTCACAGCCTAATATTCAGCAAGTCTCTCTGGTGAGTTGTGACTGACACATCCGTCACAAACTTGAGACGGATCAAATAATACTcatgtgggtagataagacaaaacagattGCTACTCCTTAGacattctgcttttgtcttatctaccccgTATGGAtaatacttgacccgtcacaagcttgcgacggatatgTCCGTCAGAAATGAGAATTTACGAATATTTTATGTGTATTAAAACACAAGTCTTTTTTCAAATCACCAAACTTAATCAAATGATTGTTACTTCACCAAAGCGTAAATGAGACTAACCGAGTAAAACAGAGAGAAGACTATACATGTAAATTGAAAAAAGAAGCATAACGTTCTGGACATAAGACGCTTTCTGAACAATGACGAATCTTGGTGATCATTTCAGAGACATAAAATGTTTAGATCATATCACCAAGATTCGTTATTCACCATGAgtggtattttaattaaaggtaaacaaatggttGGGacgaaatgagaaaaggaaaacATGACTAAATGAGAATTCCTAAACCAGTTTGCAAAATTCATATCTCGATCAAAATCGCCGACCTTACAACATCTATACAGTTTTCAATGCAATGCAATGCAATCCATCTCTGCAAAATCTATACAGTTTTCAATCCCATCTTTCGAGGTTCTTTCTCGGTTTGATACATCAGAATCTAGAACTACATTGCAGACGAAGAATTTCCAGTTCCTAAGCTTTCTTGAACGAGATCAAAAGAGCGCGACCAGCAACACCTAAAaacaagctcccatctttctcaACAAAAACACCCAAATGCCCACATCTAAGCATACAAGACGGACAAACACTTGGACAAAACACGATCTTATACTCGTACTTCTCGGCCCCAGCCTTCTCGATTTGAAACCAGCTGTACACGGTCTTATTCCCGGGATTTCCAATATCACCCCCTGTCGCCACATACCGCTTTCTTGTACCAGCTTCTTGGACTAATTGCCACACAGCCGATTCCAAGCACGGATTGACCACGTTAAACAAGATGTTATAGTCGGTTGAAGCGGTTATTTGGGTGTCTTTCGGGTTTGTAGGGAGGAACCAGACGGGTAATCCCGGGTAGATTTCTACGTTGTGTTGGGTGACGTAAAGAGGGCAGGGTGACGTCCGGTTTCTAGGTGATATTTGAAGACCACCACCATGACCAGGGCTTGATGGGAGGATGTAGTACATTGAATTATGGCGGAGGGGTCGACCCGTGTTGTCGAGGATGACGGTTTTTTCAGTCCTGGAGTTGGGTGTTGGAGAGGAGGAGAAGAGGAATGACAGGAAAAAGAGAGGAAATGGAAGAGTAATGCGCATCATGTTTGAAGGGTTATGGTTACAGTTGACTTGCTGAGATTTGCAGACATTATAGAGTTCTAAAGATAAATCAACGAGGGAATTAAATACAAGTAATACTCCCCTCCaccttattcatttgtttacttttaattaaaatacttcttgcaaagaataaaaaaaaaggtaaataaatgattgggaaAGAGAGAGTACATCACTGTCTATACCACATCGGCACATTTATATCATATATACTTATTACCCTTTCTAACATTATCCGTAGTATGAAGCAGTAATATGCACACATTGATTTGGTGCGTTCGAGTCGAATTTTCAATtaaaatttttgtgattatattgCCTTTTCCATCATCAAAAGGGTGGTTTATTAACTTGGATCTAGAGCTGAAAAAGAAGGCAGCCTTAGATAACGTAAGTCCATAACCTAATGGTCGGATGTTAGACCAGACAGAAACCGAAATTCAGATGTCAGTTCTTATCTGAGTGACCCGAGTGGTCAACCCAGCCAAAACCGGATTCAACAGAATGGCCTATTCAGTGCCATTGATCACTTGACAACCCATAATCATTTCGAATTTAATCCAAACATGAAATCACATACAGTGTTAGAATCATGACTAACcagaaaaaaaatcaatcaaaagaaATGACAAAACTCGAACAAGAAATAACGATGACAGATATTCCAACCCCAATATGATTCACTCTGATTGACAATCCAACAAAAAGTAACTCAAGTAATCCGCTTTGCTAGTTTGCCTTCCAAAATTCAACCACAAAAAATGACGCTCTTCGTATGTGTTCACGAAAACGAGTAAAGACCATACCCACCGGCCACCAGCATGGAAGCCACCACCACTATAGGGGTAGGATAAAAGATGTTGAAATACCAAAGGTCGTAAAGAGACGTGATGGGAAAGAAACAAGTCTTGCAAGATAGAACCAAACCTCTACCGATATGAAAGAAGACAAAGGTAGCACATATGGGTACAAAGACGATTTGTTCATTACAAAAACACAGTGCTGCAAAGCATTAAACGAAAATGTATGAATCCAAGAGATATATAATGGACTTAAAGTAGCGGGAAGTAGGAAGGAACAAAAACGAGTAAAGCATTGTCGACAAAGATTTAACTTCCACTAAACGAGCTTCAAGAGCTCAGCTATTACAAATCCAAATTGTCAAGACCTCATATCATCACATTTGCACGACTAACTTCTTTGCAACCTCAAAAATTACCATATCAAAAGACAAACTCCAGGGTTTAGCTCTTTCCGGCTTGCTTTTCCTTGGTCTTTTGGATCTTCAAAACCTTCTTAACAATCTTTTGCTCTTCAATTAGGAATGCTCTAATGATTCTGCAGTTTTACGAGAAATACATTAAAAATAACCAAAGAGTGTAATGTAAGAAACACCTCATCCTCTTAGTCAAACATTGATTAGAAAGGGACATGAGCAGTGCAGGTACAATAAAAGAGAAGAGACGTACCGCTCTCGGACAGCACCACCAGAAAGAACTCCACCATAAGGACGGTTAACAGTCCTCCTGTTCCTTGGCAATCTGGATCTCTTGTATTCAGTAGGTCTCAAGTGAGGTATCTGCCAAACCAGCACGCATAAAAGATTACTTACATATAAGATATCTCCAAAAGTGAGTGATGAACTAAGAACCGTCATGAATCCAGCTGAATTGCTAAAAAAGTTTAGCATCAAGGTAAAAAGCAGAGGACGTGTAAACATTAATTGATGCTACCCTAAAATGAGATCACTGTGCAAAGCACATAGCTACAAACAAGAAGTCATCGACTACTACTAGATCCAAGGTATATCATGATTCCAAAACCTGCATGTGCCTCCCAGCTCGGTGGCTAATTTTGCAATTAAATCAAAGAGAAAGCCTTTGAGCAAAAATGATTTAAAGCCCTACTGTTAAAACCAAGTTcggaaaaaataagaaaaattaaaataatagGAGATGAAAATGCCCTCAGATCTCATAGCTTTAATAAATCATATGCAGGTAAGCATAGCACAATGACCAAAAGCCTTTACCAACCATAATCGCCTAGATGGGTGGAtctaaaagagagagagagagagagagagagagagagagagagagagatggatagatagatagatatatatatagagagagagaaagagagcaaAGATGGCGAGTAAAGGCTAATGGTGACTGAAAGCTATGCAACTGCTCAAGCGTATAGTTTTCCATCATTGGGCAATAACAATGTACATACACACATCCGCAGTAGTCGGTAAATAAAGTTCATAGCTGAAGTTGAATATgtttcctttaaaaattgaatactcatcgGAGCGACAGGTAACACTAATCATCTAAGATCAAACATTTACATATAACAGGACCAAAATCCAATACAACTAACAGCAATGTATTGGCCAACAGAAACTACGCTGCAcattaaaaattactccctttgtACTCCTACTACTCTTATAGTGATTCTCTTTGTTTGTCATTAAGGGTGTGTTCAGATAGGGAATTGGGAGGGATCTAATCTCTTTTTTTTGGTTGGCAAAATGGGGTGAAGAAATTTGGCGGACGGACAACGAATCGCTCCTACAAGCCAAAATAAATCCCTCAGAAAAAGAACAGATTTGAACTCCGTTATCTCTCCACTCCCCGTCCCTTTCCCATTATTTGTATTCAAGCAAGCCAAAATGGAATATTCAATGAAACATTAAATACATAAGTTTCAGCAACTTAATGGCAAATACCAACACGGTGCCACCATTGGTGGTGTAAATTAAGTCTTCTCAAAACATAGAATAGCATGCAGCAGAAACAAAACACTGACACATTTTCTTAATGTCAATGAAACTACCCTATCCATTACAAAAATCAATCAATGATATTGATTAACAACATTTAGTTCCATCCTAAACTTCCCCAATCTCAACTCTAATTAAAAATCAATACCTCCATCCTAATCATTTGTTTCCATCTGATTAAAATACAGCTAACAAAGCTAACAAAACAAAGgaaaacaaatgatcgggacgatACGAGGACTTAGCTACTCCCGTTAGCTATAGCTAAGTCGATCATTATCAACGCAACATTACATCAGATACACATAAACAGAATAACTATACgcacaaattaaattaaattaaatcaaatatcataaaatgaacaacaaaaacaactaaatttgtACCCCTTGAATTCTCTTGCCAGTAACAGGACATTTAGGACCACTTGCTCTCTTCTTTGTAGTCTGATACACCAATTTCCCACCTAAATCAACAATGAACAATAATCAAACATCAAAACCAAtacaaaatcaaatcaatttgataaaaataacaaaatgtaattaattaattgaatgattgattaaattaccTGGGGTTTTGACGATGCGATGTTGATTAGATTTAGTAGCATAACTGTGACGCCTACGGTATGTTAATCGTTGCACCATTGTTGTCACTCTCCTCTGTTTCTCTCTCTAGAAAatgtgaagatgatgaagaatggcggaagagaattagggtttttcGGCGGTGAATTGGGGATTTATTTATGCTGTTATAAGCAAGTGTTGGGATTTTGTTCTCTTCGTATTTGACCTAGATCTAACGGCTGTTATGCAGTCACTCGGTTTGTAGGCGGGTTTACTCGATTATTTTTGGTTTGGGCTTTGGGGGTTTGTCTTTGTTGGGCCTTTGAGACGGGTATATTTGTGTTAAGTTTGAGACAGATCAAATATGTTTATTTGACTTGAATAAGTTAAAAGTGTAATTTGACCTATATGTACACGTAAGCTGATATTTGACTCGTTTTAATATTAAGACGGATATCACTGTCTCAAAAAAAACTATCTGGCTAGCTAATATACTCTAGCCCGGGTCAAACATTAGGGCCGACCCGACCATCCGGTCGATTTTTACTGGGCTCGTGTGACCCGTGACTATCCGATCATGACTCGTCGTAAACTAGGGTCGGGCTCGGGTCAAACAAACTCAACCTGGCCCGTCCTCGACCTGTCTAACCCCGCCTTTGATGTATTGTTTAAAAATAATGCTGAACTAGATAACTCGGCCCGTCCAGACCTGCACTCAACCCTTACCAGGCCGATTTCGGGTCCACCTCCATCAAGCCCTCCACCTACACTGAGCCGAATCCGAGCCCACCTAGCCAAACCTAGCCCGGCCCATGACCACTCATCACACGAAGTAGAGTACGTAATTTGCGTTTTTAATTTTGCATGCTAATAATACTTTTGATAGAgtgaaacaaatttaattaatCTCAAAACCTTTTCATTTGTtcaatcattcattttgttatttttgtttttgtgattttcattTATTATGTGTCACAATTTTACAGTTCCGCGATCAAAATTATTAACTTGTATCCACCACTGGAGCTCCGTACCATTCTCAGTGAAGACGAACATGAGATGGCTATTCTTGTACAAAGACGGTCTCATACAAAAAAGCTATAAATATATTGCGGACGATAAGAAATGGATCATACGACGCTTTTTCTTATTACCTAATTAGTTTATATGAACAGAAATAATTCCCAAGGAATCCTTAAAACATCCTTGGTAAAAGACACAGCCAAGTTTTAGTTTGTACATTCTATAACATATTCTGTTCTTTGCAGTATATTACTGCAAAGCTACTTCCTGTGATTAATCTACATTAATATCTAAAGGCCGCGGATTATCCCATGATTATTAGAACGGAAAAAGCAAAAATGACGATTCTATATAGACTTTCCTACCAATTATATTTGTTTTGTTCATCTTCTTATGGCACCATAAGAGTTGTTCAGTCGAGAGTGTCGACATGTTGAGCACCCTCGAGACCAGCCGGAGTTCCACCTGTGCAAGGAACATCTCTGGACTTAATCTCGATTCTTGATGCTTTTGGAACTTCCTTACTATGCAATTCCCACTTCTTACCAAGTCCTTTAGCCTTTTCTCCTTCTGCACAGTTTAAAATTTCGGCCCATGATCAGAGTTGTGATTGCATATTATATAACGGTTCAAAAGGGAGCCACAAGGGCGATTTTGTTGTTGACGGGATTTGAACTCAGGTCATGAGTATCACCCATCATGACTTTACCGGCTATGCTAGCTGACATCTGATATAGGGATAATAACATGGAAAAGTATGGCTAGAGTGACAAACCTTGTGAAGACTCGAGCGAGTTTCTGTTAGAAGATCAGTATCTGAAGGGTCTTGCAGATCAACATGAACTCCATGAATACCCATCAGAGTAATTGCATGAACTTCATCTTTATCAGTGCGAATAAAGTCCCAAAATGAGCGCATTGATGACATTATGACTTCTTTCAGCATGCTAATGGAAATAGCCCCCTCTCGGTCTCCTCTCAGTTCGTTCTTAGAATCGTCTGCAAGGCAAATGAGATAAATATGTCACTATGATTGACTCGATTCAGTTCAGTTTCGCAAATGTCAGCTTACGTAGGTTGATAAAACGTCTAATGGGAAAATACAATACCTTTGATCAAGGGAACTTGAAGAAGGTTTGAAACAGCATATCGACTCTTGAGATAATGCTGAACTCTAGGGCCGTGGTGGAAGGGTTCGTCCTCAGTAAACCTCTGCAGGAGTACTTGAAACTTCTGAAATTCCCCTGCAACTTGGTTATACTGACGAAATCCATCGGGATCATGAGTTTGTAACTCCTCAACTTTTCGATATTGCCATTTCAAGATCTCCCATGAGTTACAGATTTGTCCAACATACACCAATTCTAATTCCCTTTTCAGATCTCGGATCAATTTCTTTACATGGTCAGCTtcatgctttctttgtttgttaGACCAGAAATTTTGAGCCAGCACCGATTTCATCACAGGAACCGACACTTTTTTGTTCATGTCCAACTGATCTTGGCTCTTCAACTGAAGAAGACCTACATAAGGCAGAGACATACTATCCATGAATACGGTTCCTCTTAAAACAACCTAATTTTCTTCCAACATTAACCAACATGAGTACACAATTAACTGTCGGACTCTTTCTCGTGATTTTTGTTCAGTGTCCAAGTGTCTCACCCATGTCTGAGCTTTATGCGATACAGGTACACGAGGTAATATGAAGAGTCGGAGTAGCATAGCCGCAGACAGAAAGATGAAACTGAATATACTGTCAGGATTAATTTAGTCAAGTATTCTATGCACAGTCCTTCAGCAAGAGGGTCAAAAGATGCAGGAAAAAAAAAGTACTGCATGCAACTTATGGCATAAGCTTTGTATACTTTCAAAAAATTGACCACAAAATGTTCAAAATTCAAAAGCATGGAATCATGCTCCATATCTTCTAAATTTTATATACCTATtgtttttataaaagttttttttttttgttgcattATTCGGCTCATGCCTAAGCGGTTTCGAGTGTTGATTCATGTTAACAGACCCCagatcattttgggattaagacgTTTTCGTTTGAGTCACATTAGGAATGTGATCATGAACTTTAAACAGAGATGAAATATATGGATGAAAGAACAGACAGATGGAAGTGTACATCATCACAAAAAGTACTTTGATGAGGAAAGTTGGTAGGAAGAAAAAGAAGGATGCATGATACATAATGTGATATACTTCCTTTTAAAAGAGCTCAAGGGAGAAAATCTACATGCATGGGTTTGTGCCTTTGTGGTGGGACTAGTGAGAGCGGATTTTCCATCCAATTTCGTGTCTCATTTTGTGTCCCATCATATTCTTCTGACACATCACCAGTTGAATAGTAAGTAATTCCTACCCAATTTTATTATGCGAAGGATGATGTGTCGCGAGATATAGTCAATAGGACGGGAGATGAGACACAAAAATGGGACAGATGATCTCAACTCCGGACTAATAACTAACTTTATGTACTTTTTCTCATTAATTATGAATTAATTTGCATTGAATAACCATAGAAAGGACACACTCTCCCTATGGGTCTCCATCTCACATAAGAATAGATTATTGTTCACTATTGTGGACCTCTCTTTTGTATGTAGAAATCCTGTCCATGGAAATTATGGGCAACAAAAAAGCACTTAGATGCAAAATTGAGTAtctaatgagatatagatatacCTTCCTATGAGGGAACATTTGAATACTCTTAAAGTTTGTTTAGTACtaataaattcataattacatAATCATCGAGTAATCATGCATTAAAAATGGAATGAGATTACGCTATCAGGTGGTACCAAATTGAGTAACATCAACGTTTACAAGCTTTAGTAGTGTGTTTAGACTAAGCATGGTAGAACTACCTAAAAATAAACAAGattaaagatgaaaaaaaaaattactcatCGAGCAACCGACTTTGAGGACCACTCTTGTGTAAATAGACTCGTTCTAATTTGTTATCATCATATGGCACCCGATTGTTGTTTTTCTAAGGAATGGTCAATTCAGTAATGAAAAATCATACCACATCAACAAAACAAATCAATTTGATACGCATCTATATGCGTCCAACATGACCAATCTTCCTTAAAACAAAGATCGGTAAAATTATTATGTGGCATGTTTCTGCATACACACTATTACAAGTTTATAACGCGTTGATATAACCTTCCAAAACGAGTCTATGGATCACCAAAAATTTATCGTATTCATTAAAGACTAATCCTTAAATATCGAGACAATCCTTAATCACGATCCTTAATCATTAACAATGAAAATATGGCAAGAGTATAATCACATAAGATCAAGCAATTAATGTTAAAACAGAGGTAATATGATAACTTACCAATTGCATACATGGTTTGCTGACTTGAAATGTCCAACTTCCGCATCTTGTCCAAGTACCTCTTGTAAAAGATCTGGATTTCGTCCATACGATCTTTATGCCTGATTCTTTCATCAATCCGTAATGGCCTCAGATCATCTTCAACTCTAGGAGACTCAGATTCCTCTAAGATAGTGGGAAGTCCACTAACTTTGAGCTGCCTCATCTCCCTTTTCATTTGCCGGATCAATTCCTTTTGTTCCAACAACACATCGTTTTCCACTTGAACTTCCCCTTCATCACAACTCTCAGACGAATCTACCCTTCTCATCTCGTCAAGAGTCGAACATTCCCCATCACTCTCATCAGAATCCGAAAATTCATCAACTGTATGAGGGTCTAGTTCAATGAATGAAGAATCGACTTCCTGATCATGCTCACTTTCAACACTAACATCGTCTAAACTTGAACTATTCCGATCAATTGAAGAATCGTCTAATGACTTAAGTGGATATTCTTCCGAATCCACCATAATCTCATCATGATTACCAAAAACACAATCATGTTCATAAATTGCAGACCAAAAATCATCACTGTTTGCATTAGATGAATGAACATGATCAGAAACTTCAACCCTGTCAATAATTTCATCTAGACTAATCCCCTCTTCTTTTTCAGACAATTCATCTTGGCTTACACTTGACCCGTCTTTCTCATCGAAATTAAGATCACAAACCACAGGACTTTCAACAATTTTGTGCTCAACAACCTCATCTTCCCTACTAAATTGATCATCACATTCATTATGCCCTAAAATTTGGTCATCAAAACCTAAATTTTCGCTTTCACCACATTCAACAACCTCATCTTTTCTACTAAATTGATCATCACATTCATTATGCCCCAAAATTTGGTCATCAAAACCTAAATTTTCGCTTTCGCCACATTCAACAACCTCATCTTCTCTACTCAACCCATCAACACAATCATTATGCACTAAAACATGGTCATCACAACTAGGCTCAAAACCCAAATTCTCGCTTTCGCCACACTTAACAACCTCATCATCTCTACTCAACACATCAGAAACCCTATTTTTAACTAAAGGGGGTTCAAGATTAACATCCAAATCAACAGAAACCCTATTTTTAACTAAAGGGGGTTCAAGATTAACATCCAAATCAACAGAAAACCCCTGAATTTCGTCGTCGAAAAAGGAATCAACTTTCTGAACCAATTCTTGTTTAGGATTGAACCCATCATTAGAAAACACAAACATTTCATGAACAGTAAAGTTCATAGTAGTTTGAACAGGTTCTTCAACAAATGCACAAACACTATTCCCAGAAAAGAACTGATACTTACTTGTATTAGCATTAGCATTCACAACACTTTCCATTTCTTTTTCCTCAATTTGATCATCAAAACCCTTAATTTCTTCAACTTTTTCCTCactttttataccatgatcatcATTTTCAGTCCAATTTTCCACTTTCTCAACAGAAAATCTGTAACAAACCCAAAATGTCATTAATACAACACATTTGATCACATAATAATCATGAACTATCCCAAAAGTTTACATCTTTAACTAAATAAAAGCGTAAGTCTCTTATAAAACCGTCACATATGAAAATTCACAATTTTACAAATTTAACTAAAAGAGTAAGTCTTTTGTAAAACCGTTTAATCGTGAACAACCCGTATAACAAAAGTGTACAAATTTAACCAAAAGAGTAAGTCTCCTGTAAAATCGTCTCATACGTACCTAGAAAAAAGGCTGAAGACATGAAGAATGTAGCTCCAAAGAGAACACCAAAAGGAATTaaccaaaccaaacatttttCTTGTTTACAAAAATTAAAACTTGTTAATAACAAAAACCCATTAAAAATGTGAAATCTTTAGCAAAATTACAATCAACCCACAAAAAAATTCTCCATTTTAAGCAAAGAGAAAAGTAAAAGAACAGTGGGCTGATCGTAGAATTatgggaaaatgaaaaacattgGTTAGAAGTCAGAACACAGAGTTTTGACTTATTTCAGCAGAAAATTTTGGTAAGAAACAATTGAGTGAGATTTGTGTATGGAGATGTGTGAGGTACATATATAAGGGAATGTGAAAATTGTGAGGTATTTTGAGCAAACAATTGAGGGAAATAAATCAGGTAGTAtttaattgtttatatatactACTGTATATGGCAGAAAGAAAATTTAAGGATTTTGTTCCATCATTGGGGTTTGGACGGTCGATTGGGGCCTATGGGATACTTAATTGAGTTATTTTTCATTTATGTACTCCGTAATCCGTACCTATTAGAATTTAGAGCTTGAAGTTGTCACTAAGAACTTTATTTAAATAGTTGATTTACTAAATTATAGAGCTGATTCTTAATTTTAAGAATTGGGTTCTAAAATAAGAACTAGTCGTTGCTATGTATATGGAAATGCAACACACATCCTCTCCATTTCTTCTTCTCTCCATTTTCTTCCATTTCCTTTTAACGGTTCGGATCATATTTTAGAATGATCTAATGGTGTAAATAACTGATGAGATAAATGaggaataataatataatatatgaatgtgagaggaaatggagagaaagaaatggagaggatccttgcTTATGGAAATGTGGTGGCCAATGACCATGACGTAGAAAATGTGAAGTGACTTTAAACTTTGTCATAGAAAAAAAAGTTTCTCTATTGTGGATTAAAGTTCTTAACTATTATATAGAGTTCTTCTATTGCTATTGCTATTACTCTTAGTGATCTCGTGATCTGTCTCGTTTTTATCGAGTTTGGATCCTCTATATTTCGTAAAAGAATTAAAAAGGTTTATTTTCGAACATGTTTTTGAGTAAGTGGCGGTTGCACCAGTGGTGGAGCGAGGGAGGGCCTCCGCTATAAAATGAAAACTTCAAAAGACTTGCTGAATTTTGAACTTTTTTCAATTACCTTTTATAGCATTGCTCGTTCGCCCCCgctgactttttttttttccacCTAACACGAAATCATGGTTCCGCCATTGGGCTGCATGTTGCAATTTTGTTATTTGTCGTTTCCCCCCTTCAAAAATT
Encoded here:
- the LOC141600146 gene encoding miraculin-like; the protein is MYYILPSSPGHGGGLQISPRNRTSPCPLYVTQHNVEIYPGLPVWFLPTNPKDTQITASTDYNILFNVVNPCLESAVWQLVQEAGTRKRYVATGGDIGNPGNKTVYSWFQIEKAGAEKYEYKIVFCPSVCPSCMLRCGHLGVFVEKDGSLFLGVAGRALLISFKKA
- the LOC141598737 gene encoding uncharacterized protein LOC141598737 isoform X1; the encoded protein is MFGLVNSFWCSLWSYILHVFSLFSRFSVEKVENWTENDDHGIKSEEKVEEIKGFDDQIEEKEMESVVNANANTSKYQFFSGNSVCAFVEEPVQTTMNFTVHEMFVFSNDGFNPKQELVQKVDSFFDDEIQGFSVDLDVNLEPPLVKNRVSVDLDVNLEPPLVKNRVSDVLSRDDEVVKCGESENLGFEPSCDDHVLVHNDCVDGLSREDEVVECGESENLGFDDQILGHNECDDQFSRKDEVVECGESENLGFDDQILGHNECDDQFSREDEVVEHKIVESPVVCDLNFDEKDGSSVSQDELSEKEEGISLDEIIDRVEVSDHVHSSNANSDDFWSAIYEHDCVFGNHDEIMVDSEEYPLKSLDDSSIDRNSSSLDDVSVESEHDQEVDSSFIELDPHTVDEFSDSDESDGECSTLDEMRRVDSSESCDEGEVQVENDVLLEQKELIRQMKREMRQLKVSGLPTILEESESPRVEDDLRPLRIDERIRHKDRMDEIQIFYKRYLDKMRKLDISSQQTMYAIGLLQLKSQDQLDMNKKVSVPVMKSVLAQNFWSNKQRKHEADHVKKLIRDLKRELELVYVGQICNSWEILKWQYRKVEELQTHDPDGFRQYNQVAGEFQKFQVLLQRFTEDEPFHHGPRVQHYLKSRYAVSNLLQVPLIKDDSKNELRGDREGAISISMLKEVIMSSMRSFWDFIRTDKDEVHAITLMGIHGVHVDLQDPSDTDLLTETRSSLHKKEKRLKDLVRSGNCIVRKFQKHQESRLSPEMFLAQVELRLVSRVLNMSTLSTEQLLWCHKKMNKTNIIGRKVYIESSFLLFPF
- the LOC141598736 gene encoding large ribosomal subunit protein eL34; its protein translation is MVQRLTYRRRHSYATKSNQHRIVKTPGGKLVYQTTKKRASGPKCPVTGKRIQGIPHLRPTEYKRSRLPRNRRTVNRPYGGVLSGGAVRERIIRAFLIEEQKIVKKVLKIQKTKEKQAGKS
- the LOC141598737 gene encoding uncharacterized protein LOC141598737 isoform X2 encodes the protein MFGLVNSFWCSLWSYILHVFSLFSRFSVEKVENWTENDDHGIKSEEKVEEIKGFDDQIEEKEMESVVNANANTSKYQFFSGNSVCAFVEEPVQTTMNFTVHEMFVFSNDGFNPKQELVQKVDSFFDDEIQGVSVDLDVNLEPPLVKNRVSDVLSRDDEVVKCGESENLGFEPSCDDHVLVHNDCVDGLSREDEVVECGESENLGFDDQILGHNECDDQFSRKDEVVECGESENLGFDDQILGHNECDDQFSREDEVVEHKIVESPVVCDLNFDEKDGSSVSQDELSEKEEGISLDEIIDRVEVSDHVHSSNANSDDFWSAIYEHDCVFGNHDEIMVDSEEYPLKSLDDSSIDRNSSSLDDVSVESEHDQEVDSSFIELDPHTVDEFSDSDESDGECSTLDEMRRVDSSESCDEGEVQVENDVLLEQKELIRQMKREMRQLKVSGLPTILEESESPRVEDDLRPLRIDERIRHKDRMDEIQIFYKRYLDKMRKLDISSQQTMYAIGLLQLKSQDQLDMNKKVSVPVMKSVLAQNFWSNKQRKHEADHVKKLIRDLKRELELVYVGQICNSWEILKWQYRKVEELQTHDPDGFRQYNQVAGEFQKFQVLLQRFTEDEPFHHGPRVQHYLKSRYAVSNLLQVPLIKDDSKNELRGDREGAISISMLKEVIMSSMRSFWDFIRTDKDEVHAITLMGIHGVHVDLQDPSDTDLLTETRSSLHKKEKRLKDLVRSGNCIVRKFQKHQESRLSPEMFLAQVELRLVSRVLNMSTLSTEQLLWCHKKMNKTNIIGRKVYIESSFLLFPF